One genomic segment of Pristiophorus japonicus isolate sPriJap1 chromosome 8, sPriJap1.hap1, whole genome shotgun sequence includes these proteins:
- the hspb8 gene encoding heat shock protein beta-8: protein MAESQVPFSCQIPGRHRGGRDPFREPGLSSRFLDDEFGMSAFPDHFTADWPDWARPRLTSTWPGPLRSSFNGPGREVQATYSPAPPQYTARYTGYPEPKNPPSLNPGEPWKVCVNVQSFAPEELTIRTKDGFLEISGTHEEKQEEGGIVSKNFTKKIQLPIEVDPVTVFASLSPEGVLIIEAPPVRPPCYFYGDDSMSIDAEENGLRGQEQTVS from the exons ATGGCTGAGAGTCAGGTCCCGTTCTCCTGCCAGATCCCCGGGAGGCACAGGGGAGGCAGGGATCCTTTCCGAGAGCCCGGCTTGTCCTCTCGATTCCTGGACGACGAGTTCGGGATGTCGGCTTTCCCCGATCACTTCACGGCCGACTGGCCCGACTGGGCGAGGCCCAGGCTGACGTCGACCTGGCCCGGACCTTTGAGATCGTCCTTCAACGGGCCGGGGAGGGAAGTTCAGGCAACTTACAGCCCGGCGCCGCCCCAGTACACAGCTCGCTACACGGGTTACCCCGAGCCCAAGAACCCGCCCAGCCTGAACCCGGGCGAGCCCTGGAAGGTGTGTGTCAACGTGCAGAGCTTCGCCCCCGAGGAGCTGACCATCAGAACCAAGGATGGGTTCCTGGAGATATCAG GAACCCACGAAGAAAAACAAGAAGAAGGAGGAATAGTCTCAAAAAACTTCACCAAAAAAATCCA GTTGCCCATCGAAGTCGACCCCGTGACAGTTTTTGCGTCCTTGTCTCCTGAAGGAGTCTTAATCATTGAAGCCCCCCCTGTGAGGCCACCTTGCTATTTCTACGGGGATGACAGCATGAGCATTGATGCAGAAGAAAATGGATTGAGAGGCCAGGAACAGACTGTTTCTTAA